In the Tribolium castaneum strain GA2 chromosome 1, icTriCast1.1, whole genome shotgun sequence genome, one interval contains:
- the LOC661023 gene encoding E3 ubiquitin-protein ligase RNF25, protein MSLNERVQEEIEALEAILMDDISVSYGDNGCPELVKSTIFPSTADDTDKQYVCVTLEVKLPGDYPDCEPLVQLRNPRGLDDTTLNHLYRAIKDKCNEFIGQPVIYELIELIRENLTESNLPTCHCAVCLYGFSEGDSFTKTQCFHYFHSYCLAMHLITTEKHFIEEQEKLPTWQKSTTGFQASCPVCREPINCDVQELKNALPPRELEKAQNFQVTKELQMLQAQMRQLFIYQKSRGGIIDVEAEENKLLLITESSENSPGDDSGPSLPPSDPPPNNGVLGRQPRTTSSR, encoded by the exons ATGTCGTTAAATGAAAG GGTTCAGGAAGAAATTGAAGCGTTGGAGGCAATTTTAATGGACGATATTTCGGTATCGTATGGAGACAA TGGGTGTCCCGAACTAGTCAAATCGACGATATTTCCGTCGACTGCCGACGATACTGACAAACAGTACGTCTGTGTGACTTTGGAAGTCAAATTACCGGGGGATTACCCCGATTGTGAGCCTTTAGTTCAATTGAGGAATCCCCGAGGTTTGGACGACACGACCTTAAATCATTTGTATCGCGCCATCAAGGACAAATGTAACGAGTTTATTGGTCAGCCTGTCATTTACGAATTAATCGAATTGATTCGGGAAAATCTCACTGAGAGCAATTTACCAACTTGTCATTGTGCCGTGTGTTTGTACGGATTTTCCGAAGGTGATAGTTTTACAAAAACGCAATGTTTCCACTACTTCCATTCCTACTGTCTTGCAATGCATTTAATCACAACCGAAAAACACTTTATTGaagaacaagaaaaattaCCAACTTGGCAAAAAAGCACAACAGGTTTTCAAGCCTCGTGTCCTGTTTGTCGCGAACCAATCAACTGTGATGTCCAAGAACTGAAGAACGCTCTTCCACCGAGAGAACTCGAAAAAgctcaaaattttcaagtcACCAAAGAATTACAAATGTTGCAAGCACAAATGAGACAATTATTTATCTACCAAAAGAGTCGAGGTGGAATTATCGATGTGGAAGCCGAAGAAAATAAACTACTTCTCATTACGGAATCGAGCGAAAACTCACCGGGAGAC GATTCTGGTCCTAGTCTGCCTCCAAGTGATCCACCACCAAATAATGGAGTGTTGGGTCGTCAACCACGAACCACTTCAAGCAGGTGA
- the LOC660968 gene encoding cold shock domain-containing protein CG9705, whose translation MSSGDNKNLHPGPNTHLIPSPLITKRNRTPSTCERILKHQNLYGEIKSFCREKGHGFITPEDGSEDIFVHISDIEDEYIPIPGDRVKYQLCPIPPKFEKHQAVHVHIVNLKPEVHKRWESY comes from the exons ATGTCGAGTGGCGACAATAAAAACCTTCATCCAGGGCCCAATACTCATTTAATTCCAAGTCCGCTGATAACGAAACGAAATCGAACACCGTCTAC aTGCGAGCGCATCTTAAAACACCAGAATTTGTACGGGGAAATTAAGTCCTTCTGTCGGGAGAAAGGGCACGGTTTTATCACACCTGAGGACGGGTCTGAGGACATTTTCGTCCACATTTCAGA cattgaagaTGAGTACATTCCCATACCTGGAGACAGGGTTAAATACCAACTGTGTCCAATTCCGCCAAAGTTTGAAAAACATCAAGCAGTACATGTACACATTGTCAACCTCAAACCAGAAGTCCATAAGAGATGGGaaagttactaa
- the wrm1 gene encoding uncharacterized protein wrm1, producing MSSVFDERDAYKHNPYFKKAEFGDFTPFYITVTICTIIGVSIFILNIVLGCCSRYSGYWNDRHTGNRWIASLWTATPHQQPPLDLTELQVIDTPTQVVYVPTPAPEAEKVEYHELQKRESDI from the exons ATGTCGTCGGTTTTTGATGAAAGAGACGCTTACAAACATAatccatattttaaaaaagcggAATTTGGGGACTTTACCCCTTTTTACATCACTGTTACAATCTGCACGATTATTGGAGTCTCTATCTTTATTCTCAACATTGTTTTGGGTTGTTGTTCACGCTATTCGGGCTATTGGAACGACAGACACACag gcaaccGTTGGATCGCCTCTCTTTGGACTGCAACCCCTCACCAACAACCTCCTCTAGACCTAACTGAATTACAAGTAATCGACACACCTACACAAGTCGTTTACGTACCAACGCCAGCACCTGAAGCTGAAAAAGTCGAATATCACGAATTACAAAAACGCGAAAGCGACATTTAA
- the LOC660688 gene encoding uncharacterized protein LOC660688 isoform X1, which translates to MLHDSGIQSTNFLCIIPLWAIIDDRSKVVYSPAKKGPQERASKISAALCCLIAANYAAIAPGQNAYLPPKDGYRYEKPSVPFPPPQPPRPPSPPTQPPYRPPVPTQPPYRPPAPTQPPYRPPAPTQPHYRPPAPTQPPYRPPAPTQPPYRPPAPPQPPRPTYGPPTSPPYRPPAPPTQPPYRPPAPPTQPPYRPPAPPTQPPYRPPSPPQPPRPTYGPPTSPPYRPPAPPTQPPYQPPSRPPPATVPPKFRPTPPPQPPTGPQYLPPQRPGPPTPPPYRPPSPPSPPPYRPPSPPTPPPYRPPAPPTSPPYRPPSPPSPPTYRPPTPTYGPPTPPPYRPPSPPSPPTPPPYRPPSPPSPPTPPPYRPGPSPTPPPYRPTPGPRPLPGPSPGGDGSETHDHHHHMPGMPFDFSYAVKDDHYGNDYSHNAISDGDQTKGEYRIQLPDGRTQVVKYTADWATGFHAQISYQGQPTYPQYPGRPSGPVPSGPSYPSGPSYPSGPSRPSVPSYPSGSSRPPSFPSGPTGYPSGRPTGPSFPSTPSRPSTPSFPSRPSTPSFPSTPSRPSPSFPSTPSRPSTPSFPSPPSRPPSFPSPSPGGYPSGRPAGPSFPTPSKPSFPGTSTNQINQQYAPDGGYKY; encoded by the exons atGCTACATGATTCTGGTATTCAAAGTACAAATTTCCTGTGCATTATTCCGCTCTGGGCGATCATCGATGATCGGTCAAAG GTCGTCTACTCCCCCGCTAAGAAAGGACCTCAAGAACGCGCTTCAAAG ATTTCAGCAGCTTTATGCTGCTTGATAGCAGCAAATTATGCTGCAATAGCTCCCGGTCAGAATGCTTATCTTCCTCCAAAAGATGGATACAGATATGAGAAACCCTCAGTGCCATTTCCTCCACCTCAACCTCCAAGACCTCCGTCTCCTCCAACTCAACCGCCATACAGGCCACCAGTGCCAACTCAACCTCCTTACAGGCCACCAGCACCCACACAGCCCCCTTACAGGCCTCCAGCACCCACACAGCCCCATTACAGGCCTCCAGCACCCACACAACCCCCTTATAGACCTCCAGCACCAACTCAACCTCCTTATAGACCACCAGCTCCCCCACAACCTCCCAGACCAACTTATGGTCCGCCAACATCACCACCGTACAGACCTCCAGCACCTCCAACTCAGCCTCCATACAGACCCCCAGCTCCTCCAACTCAACCCCCTTACAGACCCCCAGCACCACCAACTCAACCTCCTTATAGACCACCATCGCCACCACAACCACCTAGACCAACCTATGGTCCTCCAACATCACCACCGTACCGACCTCCAGCACCTCCAACTCAACCCCCATACCAACCTCCATCAAGACCGCCACCAGCGACTGTACCTCCAAAGTTTAGACCAACTCCACCTCCACAACCACCAACCGGACCACAATACTTGCCACCACAACGACCAGGACCTCCAACACCACCTCCTTACAGGCCTCCTTCTCCACCAAGTCCGCCTCCGTATAGACCACCATCACCACCAACACCACCTCCGTACAGGCCTCCGGCACCTCCAACTTCTCCACCTTATCGACCTCCATCTCCACCAAGTCCACCGACATATAGGCCTCCAACACCAACTTATGGGCCACCAACACCTCCACCTTACAGACCTCCATCTCCACCAAGTCCACCAACACCCCCACCTTACAGACCGCCGTCTCCACCAAGTCCACCAACACCTCCACCATACAGACCAGGACCATCACCAACACCGCCACCATACAGACCAACTCCTGGACCTAGACCTTTGCCAGGACCAAGTCCTGGAGGAGATGGATCT gaaACCCACGATCATCATCACCACATGCCTGGAATGCCTTTTGATTTCAGTTATGCTGTTAAAGATGATCACTACGGTAACGATTACTCCCATAATGCCATTAGTGACGGAGATCAAACTAAAGGGGAATACAGGATACAACTACCTGATGGTAGAACCCAAGTGGTTAAATATACAGCTGATTGGGCAACTGGTTTCCATGCCCAg ataagtTATCAAGGACAACCAACTTATCCACAATATCCGGGACGTCCTAGTGGTCCAGTCCCTAGTGGACCATCATACCCAAGTGGACCATCATACCCTAGTGGACCCAGCAGACCCAGCGTTCCTTCATACCCTAGTGGTTCAAGCAGACCACCATCATTCCCAAGCGGACCCACTGGTTACCCCAGTGGCAGACCAACCGGACCTTCATTCCCTAGCACACCTAGTAGACCTAGCACCCCATCATTCCCTAGTAGACCTAGCACTCCTTCTTTCCCCAGCACACCCAGCAGACCTAGCCCATCATTCCCTAGTACACCTAGCAGACCTAGCACCCCTTCGTTCCCTAGCCCTCCAAGTAGACCTCCTTCCTTCCCTAGTCCATCCCCTGGTGGTTACCCCAGTGGACGACCTGCAGGTCCCTCGTTCCCAACCCCAAGTAAACCATCGTTCCCTGGTACAAGTACGAACCAAATCAACCAACAATACGCTCCTGATGGTGGATACAAATACTAA
- the LOC660688 gene encoding uncharacterized protein LOC660688 isoform X2 has product MLHDSGIQSTNFLCIIPLWAIIDDRSKISAALCCLIAANYAAIAPGQNAYLPPKDGYRYEKPSVPFPPPQPPRPPSPPTQPPYRPPVPTQPPYRPPAPTQPPYRPPAPTQPHYRPPAPTQPPYRPPAPTQPPYRPPAPPQPPRPTYGPPTSPPYRPPAPPTQPPYRPPAPPTQPPYRPPAPPTQPPYRPPSPPQPPRPTYGPPTSPPYRPPAPPTQPPYQPPSRPPPATVPPKFRPTPPPQPPTGPQYLPPQRPGPPTPPPYRPPSPPSPPPYRPPSPPTPPPYRPPAPPTSPPYRPPSPPSPPTYRPPTPTYGPPTPPPYRPPSPPSPPTPPPYRPPSPPSPPTPPPYRPGPSPTPPPYRPTPGPRPLPGPSPGGDGSETHDHHHHMPGMPFDFSYAVKDDHYGNDYSHNAISDGDQTKGEYRIQLPDGRTQVVKYTADWATGFHAQISYQGQPTYPQYPGRPSGPVPSGPSYPSGPSYPSGPSRPSVPSYPSGSSRPPSFPSGPTGYPSGRPTGPSFPSTPSRPSTPSFPSRPSTPSFPSTPSRPSPSFPSTPSRPSTPSFPSPPSRPPSFPSPSPGGYPSGRPAGPSFPTPSKPSFPGTSTNQINQQYAPDGGYKY; this is encoded by the exons atGCTACATGATTCTGGTATTCAAAGTACAAATTTCCTGTGCATTATTCCGCTCTGGGCGATCATCGATGATCGGTCAAAG ATTTCAGCAGCTTTATGCTGCTTGATAGCAGCAAATTATGCTGCAATAGCTCCCGGTCAGAATGCTTATCTTCCTCCAAAAGATGGATACAGATATGAGAAACCCTCAGTGCCATTTCCTCCACCTCAACCTCCAAGACCTCCGTCTCCTCCAACTCAACCGCCATACAGGCCACCAGTGCCAACTCAACCTCCTTACAGGCCACCAGCACCCACACAGCCCCCTTACAGGCCTCCAGCACCCACACAGCCCCATTACAGGCCTCCAGCACCCACACAACCCCCTTATAGACCTCCAGCACCAACTCAACCTCCTTATAGACCACCAGCTCCCCCACAACCTCCCAGACCAACTTATGGTCCGCCAACATCACCACCGTACAGACCTCCAGCACCTCCAACTCAGCCTCCATACAGACCCCCAGCTCCTCCAACTCAACCCCCTTACAGACCCCCAGCACCACCAACTCAACCTCCTTATAGACCACCATCGCCACCACAACCACCTAGACCAACCTATGGTCCTCCAACATCACCACCGTACCGACCTCCAGCACCTCCAACTCAACCCCCATACCAACCTCCATCAAGACCGCCACCAGCGACTGTACCTCCAAAGTTTAGACCAACTCCACCTCCACAACCACCAACCGGACCACAATACTTGCCACCACAACGACCAGGACCTCCAACACCACCTCCTTACAGGCCTCCTTCTCCACCAAGTCCGCCTCCGTATAGACCACCATCACCACCAACACCACCTCCGTACAGGCCTCCGGCACCTCCAACTTCTCCACCTTATCGACCTCCATCTCCACCAAGTCCACCGACATATAGGCCTCCAACACCAACTTATGGGCCACCAACACCTCCACCTTACAGACCTCCATCTCCACCAAGTCCACCAACACCCCCACCTTACAGACCGCCGTCTCCACCAAGTCCACCAACACCTCCACCATACAGACCAGGACCATCACCAACACCGCCACCATACAGACCAACTCCTGGACCTAGACCTTTGCCAGGACCAAGTCCTGGAGGAGATGGATCT gaaACCCACGATCATCATCACCACATGCCTGGAATGCCTTTTGATTTCAGTTATGCTGTTAAAGATGATCACTACGGTAACGATTACTCCCATAATGCCATTAGTGACGGAGATCAAACTAAAGGGGAATACAGGATACAACTACCTGATGGTAGAACCCAAGTGGTTAAATATACAGCTGATTGGGCAACTGGTTTCCATGCCCAg ataagtTATCAAGGACAACCAACTTATCCACAATATCCGGGACGTCCTAGTGGTCCAGTCCCTAGTGGACCATCATACCCAAGTGGACCATCATACCCTAGTGGACCCAGCAGACCCAGCGTTCCTTCATACCCTAGTGGTTCAAGCAGACCACCATCATTCCCAAGCGGACCCACTGGTTACCCCAGTGGCAGACCAACCGGACCTTCATTCCCTAGCACACCTAGTAGACCTAGCACCCCATCATTCCCTAGTAGACCTAGCACTCCTTCTTTCCCCAGCACACCCAGCAGACCTAGCCCATCATTCCCTAGTACACCTAGCAGACCTAGCACCCCTTCGTTCCCTAGCCCTCCAAGTAGACCTCCTTCCTTCCCTAGTCCATCCCCTGGTGGTTACCCCAGTGGACGACCTGCAGGTCCCTCGTTCCCAACCCCAAGTAAACCATCGTTCCCTGGTACAAGTACGAACCAAATCAACCAACAATACGCTCCTGATGGTGGATACAAATACTAA
- the LOC660688 gene encoding uncharacterized protein LOC660688 isoform X3 has product MIIKISAALCCLIAANYAAIAPGQNAYLPPKDGYRYEKPSVPFPPPQPPRPPSPPTQPPYRPPVPTQPPYRPPAPTQPPYRPPAPTQPHYRPPAPTQPPYRPPAPTQPPYRPPAPPQPPRPTYGPPTSPPYRPPAPPTQPPYRPPAPPTQPPYRPPAPPTQPPYRPPSPPQPPRPTYGPPTSPPYRPPAPPTQPPYQPPSRPPPATVPPKFRPTPPPQPPTGPQYLPPQRPGPPTPPPYRPPSPPSPPPYRPPSPPTPPPYRPPAPPTSPPYRPPSPPSPPTYRPPTPTYGPPTPPPYRPPSPPSPPTPPPYRPPSPPSPPTPPPYRPGPSPTPPPYRPTPGPRPLPGPSPGGDGSETHDHHHHMPGMPFDFSYAVKDDHYGNDYSHNAISDGDQTKGEYRIQLPDGRTQVVKYTADWATGFHAQISYQGQPTYPQYPGRPSGPVPSGPSYPSGPSYPSGPSRPSVPSYPSGSSRPPSFPSGPTGYPSGRPTGPSFPSTPSRPSTPSFPSRPSTPSFPSTPSRPSPSFPSTPSRPSTPSFPSPPSRPPSFPSPSPGGYPSGRPAGPSFPTPSKPSFPGTSTNQINQQYAPDGGYKY; this is encoded by the exons ATGATAATTAAG ATTTCAGCAGCTTTATGCTGCTTGATAGCAGCAAATTATGCTGCAATAGCTCCCGGTCAGAATGCTTATCTTCCTCCAAAAGATGGATACAGATATGAGAAACCCTCAGTGCCATTTCCTCCACCTCAACCTCCAAGACCTCCGTCTCCTCCAACTCAACCGCCATACAGGCCACCAGTGCCAACTCAACCTCCTTACAGGCCACCAGCACCCACACAGCCCCCTTACAGGCCTCCAGCACCCACACAGCCCCATTACAGGCCTCCAGCACCCACACAACCCCCTTATAGACCTCCAGCACCAACTCAACCTCCTTATAGACCACCAGCTCCCCCACAACCTCCCAGACCAACTTATGGTCCGCCAACATCACCACCGTACAGACCTCCAGCACCTCCAACTCAGCCTCCATACAGACCCCCAGCTCCTCCAACTCAACCCCCTTACAGACCCCCAGCACCACCAACTCAACCTCCTTATAGACCACCATCGCCACCACAACCACCTAGACCAACCTATGGTCCTCCAACATCACCACCGTACCGACCTCCAGCACCTCCAACTCAACCCCCATACCAACCTCCATCAAGACCGCCACCAGCGACTGTACCTCCAAAGTTTAGACCAACTCCACCTCCACAACCACCAACCGGACCACAATACTTGCCACCACAACGACCAGGACCTCCAACACCACCTCCTTACAGGCCTCCTTCTCCACCAAGTCCGCCTCCGTATAGACCACCATCACCACCAACACCACCTCCGTACAGGCCTCCGGCACCTCCAACTTCTCCACCTTATCGACCTCCATCTCCACCAAGTCCACCGACATATAGGCCTCCAACACCAACTTATGGGCCACCAACACCTCCACCTTACAGACCTCCATCTCCACCAAGTCCACCAACACCCCCACCTTACAGACCGCCGTCTCCACCAAGTCCACCAACACCTCCACCATACAGACCAGGACCATCACCAACACCGCCACCATACAGACCAACTCCTGGACCTAGACCTTTGCCAGGACCAAGTCCTGGAGGAGATGGATCT gaaACCCACGATCATCATCACCACATGCCTGGAATGCCTTTTGATTTCAGTTATGCTGTTAAAGATGATCACTACGGTAACGATTACTCCCATAATGCCATTAGTGACGGAGATCAAACTAAAGGGGAATACAGGATACAACTACCTGATGGTAGAACCCAAGTGGTTAAATATACAGCTGATTGGGCAACTGGTTTCCATGCCCAg ataagtTATCAAGGACAACCAACTTATCCACAATATCCGGGACGTCCTAGTGGTCCAGTCCCTAGTGGACCATCATACCCAAGTGGACCATCATACCCTAGTGGACCCAGCAGACCCAGCGTTCCTTCATACCCTAGTGGTTCAAGCAGACCACCATCATTCCCAAGCGGACCCACTGGTTACCCCAGTGGCAGACCAACCGGACCTTCATTCCCTAGCACACCTAGTAGACCTAGCACCCCATCATTCCCTAGTAGACCTAGCACTCCTTCTTTCCCCAGCACACCCAGCAGACCTAGCCCATCATTCCCTAGTACACCTAGCAGACCTAGCACCCCTTCGTTCCCTAGCCCTCCAAGTAGACCTCCTTCCTTCCCTAGTCCATCCCCTGGTGGTTACCCCAGTGGACGACCTGCAGGTCCCTCGTTCCCAACCCCAAGTAAACCATCGTTCCCTGGTACAAGTACGAACCAAATCAACCAACAATACGCTCCTGATGGTGGATACAAATACTAA
- the beta4GalNAcTB gene encoding beta-1,4-galactosyltransferase 1 codes for MMSTRNVWIICGIIVTIAIYWPTRHARRYDYIDLKDVYKELQFTNKLSHLRNCNYKDVILNNSDVEISEPKNYFTPEHGGVHKPNHCNPLIKVAVIVPYRNRSLQLETFLNYMHNFLQKQYLFYRIFIVNQVDSLPFNRAKMLNYGAKVAIDMDFPCLILHDVDLLPLNSGNIYGCVSKPRHMSSSVDTFRFNLPYLTLFGGVVAISSQHFRKINGLSNHFYGWGGEDDDFYKRLTINDLSPCRFTPVLSRYTMLFHKKEKASPNRYDNMEKSAVLHKSDGLSTLPSNYSIKMEKLYTLILAS; via the exons ATGATGTCGACAAGAAACGTTTGGATTATTTGTGGTATTATTGTAACGATTGCAATTTACTGGCCTACAAGACACGCCCGACGTTACGATTACATTGATCTCAAAGATGTGTACAAAGAATTACAATTTACGAACAAGTTATCACATTTGAGAAACTGCAATTACAAAGATGTCATTTTGAATAACAGTGATGTAGAAATTAGTGAACCTAAGAATTATTTTACACCCGAACATG GTGGTGTGCATAAACCAAACCATTGTAATCCTCTAATAAAAGTCGCTGTGATAGTTCCGTACCGAAACAGATCGTTACAGTTAGAAACGTTTCTGAATTACATGCACAACTTTCTACAGaagcaatatttattttacagaATTTTTATCGTGAATCAAGTCGACAGCTTACCGTTTAATCGAGCGAAAATGCTCAATTATGGTGCAAAAGTTGCAATTGATATGGATTTTCCTTGCCTTATTTTACATGACGTTGATCTTTTACCTCTAAATAGTGGAAATATTTACGGTTGTGTGAGCAAACCAAGACACATGTCTAGTAGTGTAGATACTTTtag ATTTAATTTACCGTATTTAACGTTATTTGGGGGAGTTGTGGCGATTTCATCGCAACATTTTCGGAAAATTAATGGTTTGTCTAATCATTTTTATGGCTGGGGTGGGGAAGACGACGATTTTTACAA GCGACTCACTATCAATGATTTATCACCTTGTCGTTTTACCCCCGTTTTAAGTAGGTATACAATGCTCTTTCATAAAAAAGAGAAAGCTAG tcCGAACAGATATGACAATATGGAAAAATCCGCAGTTTTACACAAATCGGATGGATTGTCAACGCTACCTTCAAATTATTCTATCAAAATGGAAAAGTTATACACATTAATTTTAGCGtcttaa